AAACTTCACTTTCATGCTTGGAAGAGTAAAAACAATCTAAAACTATCTCAATAAACGTCTGTTTAAAAACAATTGCTTGAGTACAATTGTTTCGCTTGCCCTTTAGCCCCATTGAATCAGAATCTCAGGACTTTCTGCCCAGTAGTGTTTCACACAAACATTCTCCATGCATACCTGCAAGTGTAAAGGGCCTCAGCTTGACACTTTACACTGTACTTACCTTCCCAGTAGGATTTCTAGGGAATCCTTATTATTCTGTAGaagtaaaaaagagagaaacacatCTTTGCAAAGTGAGCTGAAAAAAGTAGTAATTGTTAATTTAAACTTTTAAAGCAAGTGACCTGATATTCCGTGCAAAACAGTTCTATTCTCTCTCTGTCAAATTTACAGTCTTCTAGGAAAGTGCTAGAAGGGGTGGAAAGGCAAAGTTTAGTCtcaattttaaaagtgaaattggAATCGTAAAGATACTGTTTGAAAACAAATGGATACTTAATAAGTCCATACCTCAGAGTGGATTTGTCAGCCCGGTGCTTTCCTGCCTCCAATATGTAAGTTGCAGCTGCCGCatgacaatattttaaaaccactggGTCAATATGTTTCAAATCTGGGTGatctaaaataaattaattgcTAGTGATAATAAATTCTTTACTATCCTCTTCCTAAAGGGCACTTTAAGTTAGTCTAAAGCCCTTGTTATAAGATAGCAAAAAAATTTCAGTTTTAAGCAGTCAATTGTAAGTAAATGAGATGAGCAACAAGGTTAACTACAAAGCAGAAAAGACAATACATCAATAATTCTTTTGTAATCTGTTTTCAATTGCCTTTtaattttgccttaatattttactgattttaaaagcaaagcccttaagaaaaaaataacttactaGTGACCATTCAAACACTGGGTGGGATCAATTCAAAGGAAAGTCTGAAGATACATATTTTTACATGGTGCAAATTTTTGGATAACCTTCGCTCTCAAAATCATGCCATTTTCAGGTATTCACCTGAAATTCACCCCATAGGCACTAATACATCAAGGGAGATAGGACGGAAGGCAAGAAGGAGGGTTTTGAAGTTTCTCTTTTATATTCTATCAGCATTGTCAGGTTTTGAcagctgtccttttttttttcttttttttccttttgcgaTTAACCCAGGTGGTGGTTGCTATTTTTCTTTGAAGAACTTCCACTTTCATACTTTTTGTACAAGTGTCTATGACACTACAGAGAAAATTGAATTGTTGGAGTATTTACATTTCAGAACGCTATTTAAAAACGACCTGTCTTCAAATGTGTCCTCAATCCATACTGACCCTGCCTTCTGCAATCCCCGGGCCGACTGCCTAAGACACTCACCTCCTGATAACTGGGGCGGAACAAAACCTGGTGCGCCCTGTTTCAAGGTTCTAGGGCAACATACAGACTGGTGCGATCAGAGGAAGTTGAGGTACCCCCTAAGTGGGAAAGTGTGGTCACTTTTTGCACGTAGTAGTGAGTGCGGGCACTTTGCAGCCCCTTCTTGCCTCGTCTAGAGAGCCTGAACCACAGGGAGCTCCCCGGATGAAGTGCAAGTGTCAAAACAGCCGCCGCCTCCGGCCAGGCTGCAACCCGTGGATGTTCAGGCCACACAGAAGACGTGGACACCGGCTTTACAAAGGAACAAagaggccgggagggagcccgggcccGAAATGTGTGGCTGGCTCCGTGCAGGTGCTGGGAGGGGACACGACCAGGCTCAGGGTCCGCTGGGCGTCGGGGCCGAGCCAGAGCCCCGGCCCGGCGGCGTCCCGGCAacgcctgggccctgggccccggCGCCGCGGCGTCCCGGCggagcccggccccggccccggccccggcccggcggcGTCCCTCAGCCTCGGCCCCCGCACCCCGTCCGGAGCGCCGAGCAGAGCCCGGAGACTTCCTCTTCCCGAGGCGGGCTCCCCGCGAGCGCCCGCCGCCCAGGCCCGCTCAGCCCCGGAGCTGAGTGCTTACCTAACACGGCCCCGTCCGCCTGGGCGTCCAGCAGACTCTGGAAAGCTGCCCGGACGAGAAGCGCGAAGGCGCTGGAGTCGAAGCAGCCAGGATCCGCCAGCATCTGGAAGCCTTTCTGCACAGACTCCGAGAGCTCCATTGTGAGCGCGCCGTGACCTTCGACACGCGCACCACGTGACACGCGCCGCGCGCGCTCCGCCGAGGCGGCCGCGCGCGCACGCGgctcgcggcggcggcggcggcggcggcggcggcggcggcggcggcggcgccgccgcctccccggccCGAGTCTCCGCTTCCCGGGCCCCCTCCTCGTCCTCCCGCGGCTGCAGCCTCcgcacccccgccacccccctccgCCACCCCCCTCCGCCACCCCAAGTCTTTTCCCCCCGCGGAGCCGCGCGCGCGGGCCGAGGGGGCGGGCCCGGACGCTTTGTGGACGCGCTCGGGGCGGACCGTCTCCCGCCGGGCCCCCCTCCCTGCAGGACCCCCGGGGGGTGGCGGGAGGTGCGGGGATcgcgcccgcgccgcgccgcgccgcgccgcggggGCGGAGAGCTGGGTTTGGTGCgggttttattctttctttctcctttcttacaCTCGGCGGCGGAAGCCCGGTGCCCCGGGGAGGCTGCGGACGGCGGGCTGCGGGGatcggggtggtggtggggggggggggggtggcgctcACCTTTCCTTTGTCAGGTCCCGGGTCTGCGCGGGGGGCTGCGTGCGCACAggtgcggggggcgcgcggggggggggggccgggccgcgcTCCGCGCTCGCGGGCGGCGTGCCCTTCTCCGGGAGCGCACTGCCCGGGCTGGGAACGCACGGTGGTcggcgccgcctccgccgcccatCGCCACCTTTCGGGAGGGAGCGACCCGCGACGCGCGCGCGGGGCCTCGGCGCCCGCGGCGGCCGCAGCTCGCGTGGCGTGGAGCGGGCTCTCCGCGCGGATCCCGCAGGCAGCTTGGAGGAAGCGCGGAGGGGAGCGCCCGGGTCTTTGCGGGGAGGGATGGAGCGCGGTTTGGGGACGCCCAGATCTTCCGCGATTGAAGTCCTGTGTCAGGTTTTTCACGTCCCCTCTATCTCCACGAAGTGGTTTGCAGAACAAGAGTGATTTATCCTCGTCGTTAGTATTGGATTTCCATCGCGGCGTGGGGTAGACAATCCTGATccaaagaacttggaaaaagcgAACACGGAAACCGAAGGGCTTgacgggtggagggagggaagggccgCGGGACGAGAGAGGTGTTAAACTCTTCAGGAGTTGGGACCTGCATGTCGCATTCACGGGAAACGTGCTCTTCACTGTCAGAATTTAGGTgcttgtttgggggtgggggtggggacgatGGTTACTGGCTGCAATCAACAGTTCACCTTGCACCTAGATGTAAAAGTAACGGGACACGAAAATGCAATGAGTTAGCATCCGTAACAAGTTGAGTAACTCCACTCGGTCCTGCTTTGGAAAGTTTTAAACAGCTTGTGCACTTCATTCTCCCTCGATGAGAATATAACAGCAATGAAAGCTTTAGAAGTCTCTGTAGGGTCTTTAGGAAACAAACACCTATTACacatctctccctttccttctaaaTTCTTGGTTTCTTTTTAGCCACTAGGAAAAATGTAGTTGAAAAGTTCTTGTCAAGCTGCCTGGTTTATACAGGGCATGTTTCACAGGGCAGAActgtttaaatgtttaaaaaaaaatcacaaccacCAAGCTCATGATGTTTATTACACACTTAGGCTCTAGCATAAAACTGGGTGTTTCTACTTTGATAGAATTCGCGTTGATACCTAGTCCTGCTTAATGTAGTGTCAAAAGGGGAAGCATTGATGTCTGAGTATAAGTTTTGAAAAGCTTTGGGGAGAGCAAAGTAAACAAAAGTGGTTGGGAGTGTGTGGGCATAAAAGTTAGCAATTTCACAAGAATTGTTTCCACAATAGCTGTCACCTTACTCTCTTGACCCATATGCAAGTACTTTCTCTTACAGGatgtttgttcttttttgcctaaatatatttctgttttaGGCCCAAGTGATGGGTACATTCCAGGTCACACAAAAGTTTTAATTACAGTACTTTCTgatgtgaccaaaaaaaaaaaaaaaaaaaccctgaatttTCCTACTATTGGTGCATTTAGCTCAACTTCTCTTGAAAAATGACACAGTATTAAGTATTTGTTTAAATGTGGAACATATGTTCTTTGACAAGCCATTGGAACACAGAAGAATGATCTTTAAAAGACCTGTTTGCTTAGATGTAGCCTTTCTTGGTTGTACTCACAAACtaacatattttatattgtaAAAACAACTGTATATAAACATATTCTTGGAAAGTGTGAAgaacattatttaatttttttgctttgaTCACTGAAAACAGCATATGTGCTTTCATTAAACTTAAAATCCTGCAGACAGTAATGTAAATTTGACCTCAAAGAGACTTTATAAAGAACAATTATTTGCAGCTAAAAATAACAATAGTCAAACATCTTCATGTTAGAACACATATTGCTTCTACATGCAAATATTAAGGCACAATGTACTAATAAACTTTTGAGATACTACAAGTTACTTTGAGAACTGGAAGTATCTCCAATGTATCCCTTTAAACAGTGTTAAAGAgtttcaaaatacattgtatccTTTGAGCTGGCAtgggttttttcctttcttttttctttttaaagaaagcaacTTCACACTGGCCCCTGTTTTGTGATTACAATGAAAATAGATTGGGGATGATGATCAGATCTCGGTGATCAGCTTTTCCCACAGGCCTTCTACATTTGTAATACTTTCATGAATTGACAGTATTTTCCTTTTTAGAGTACATAAATATGTTTGTGCAAAGAAAGCTGAAAGAAGGTATTACTTTTGATTGAATTTATTGATCatctaaaaggagaaaaagactcCAGTATGCTAAGTGTCAGGAAAACATCTAAAATTTGCCATTGTCTATGATAGAGGATAGCCTTTCTTCT
The DNA window shown above is from Perognathus longimembris pacificus isolate PPM17 chromosome 18, ASM2315922v1, whole genome shotgun sequence and carries:
- the Commd3 gene encoding COMM domain-containing protein 3 isoform X1, which produces MELSESVQKGFQMLADPGCFDSSAFALLVRAAFQSLLDAQADGAVLDHPDLKHIDPVVLKYCHAAAATYILEAGKHRADKSTLSTFLEDCKFDRERIELFCTEYQNNKDSLEILLGSIGKSLPHITDVSWRLEYQIKTNQLHKMYRPAYLVTLNIENADSGSNPDISFSCDMEQLQDLVGRLKDASKSLERASQL
- the Commd3 gene encoding COMM domain-containing protein 3 isoform X2, which codes for MELSESVQKGFQMLADPGCFDSSAFALLVRAAFQSLLDAQADGAVLDHPDLKHIDPVVLKYCHAAAATYILEAGKHRADKSTLSSLCKDVFLSFLLLQNNKDSLEILLGSIGKSLPHITDVSWRLEYQIKTNQLHKMYRPAYLVTLNIENADSGSNPDISFSCDMEQLQDLVGRLKDASKSLERASQL